The Aphelocoma coerulescens isolate FSJ_1873_10779 chromosome 8, UR_Acoe_1.0, whole genome shotgun sequence genome contains the following window.
TCTGGTTTAACGGCGTGGCACAGGAAGTTTTTCCTATTGCAGACCAGAGCTTTGCTTTGACAGTTAATTCCTTCAGCCTCGCCTCTGGCATAACAGCTTTGTGGTGGAAGCTCAGGCAAAGGAGGTCTACTTTAAGAAGCAGCCCTGCGACTGTTACTGTACAGGATAACAGAAGCAGGCAGTGCTCAGAACTGGACTGAAGCACAGTTCATTCTTTCAGTGCAGCTTAAATGAAGTGAACCGACGTTGAGTAAATGTTTGTATAACATTACTGAAATATCTAGTCTGAAGTTTTAGAAGATTTTAAATAATCCATATTTAAGCTCCGCAAAGTTATTCTATACAATATTCTATAcaatatatttaattatttaatgtatctcagctgctgtcagcaatGAAAGCTCAGTACAAAAGAGCAGAGGTGTAGTTCCAACAGAACAGACCATCGTCCTTACTGGAGCGAGTAGAGAGCACAAGGAAGGATCAAACGGATGTTTGTGGTGTGCATTACTGTGATTAGGACTGTTATCACCTGTATCACAGCAAAGCCTCACACTGAGAAAGCACAGTGAagcatttatctttttttctttaatcttctCTGTCAGCGGTTTACAATCATGAAAAACTATGGATTTGTCAtaccttttttttaacttcataaattcttttttttttttctcagtagctCCTATTGTGCTTTTACAGCTACTTTTTATTGTAAGATTTGTGTATAATGAGATCTTATCACGGCAAACCCTTCTTCCATTCCTCTCTGATTGCATTTAGTATCTGTAATCTCAACAGACTCTGAATACAGATGGAATCCGCAGATCAAAACCTACAATGCCCAAGGCAAGGAACCGCAGCGGGAAAAACCTTCAACTGGAAAAAACTTCCGCTATGTGACTCCTGCCAGTCGCTAACAGACAAAACACACGCTAACAGCCTGCAGCGAGAGCGGGTAAGTTCCGCTCACcagttcccagccctgctccgcGCTCCCAGCGCGCCCCGCAGGCTGCAGGTGCGGCCGGGAGAAGCACCAGCAGGGCGGGAATGGGCAGGGCAGGCGTAAACGGGCGAGCTCAAGCGCGATTAGGACTCTGTTTCTAACTGGATTAACAAACCGGGCACCCGACGCCAAGACCCCCTGAGCTCACGGAGCCGCCCCCGAGCCGCGCCCGCTCGGAGCGCGCAgagccgcccccggccccgcccggccgggcggtcCCGagggccccgctccgcccccgcTCCGCCCCCTCTCCGCCCCCGCTCCGCCGGCGCTTCCGGGCCGCGTTACGGCCTCGGCCTGGGCGctggggcccggcccggccgcgccgGCGATGGGCGAGCGCAGCGCGGCGCGGCGGGAGGACACGGGCCTGCGGCTGGCGCGGTTCGCGGCGCTGCGAGgtgcggcgggcggggcgggcgggggcgcggggccggcccgCGGGGCTTCGGGGCCGGGGCGCGTCCCGGCGGAGCTGAGCGGGGCCGCTCTCCGCAGGCgcggccgcccggcccggcGAGTTCTGGGACGTGGTGGTGCTGACGGCGGCGGACGCGGCGCAGGCGGGCGCGTTCCGGGAGCAGCTGGCGGAGAAGCTGCGGCGGGCGGAGCTGCCCAGGGGCGTCCGGTACCTCGTGTGCGCCGACCCGGCGGGGCCCAGGATCGGTGCGtggggccgggggctgcggggggctccCCGCGCCGGCCGGGCCGCTCCTCATCTCCCGCGGCTCCGGCTCGGGGGGCCCGGGCGGGGCTCGGCTCCGGGCGGGGCTCGGTGCGGCTGTAGCGGGCAGGAGGGGCGGCGTGGTGGTGCTGGTGAATGAGCTGTACAGCTCCTCAGTGTGTCCTATGGATACAGAATAGCGCTAACTCGTGTGTTACATATTCGTACTTACCTTAGCCTGGTTATAGTTTGATTATGTTTTAATACACTACCCAATGGTGATGTAAAACTCCCCGTAATACCATCCTGTAATTCTTAATTCCTGTTCACTTGGATGTACAAAGTAAGTAACCTCAATATTATCTGCAGCGTAGAGTAATATGTAGAGGCTAATTCTCAGAAATCTGGCAGTTTTAAGTTGTAGGAGCACATAAAATAACCCAGACCATTTCCTCAAATCCCAAATCTTCCTTATATCCGTACTGTAAATGTCAGAAGTACTTCTGAACACTGCCTTGAATCCATTAGTAGGCTTTTGTGTGACTTGTTTCTTACAGGAGCTGGTTTTTATGGCTGAGTTGTGGCCTATTTAACTGATTAAATGCTTCAAATGGTGGGGCTGTGTGGAGGTGACTGGGAgggaaaatcacagaattttcCCTGGAGCTGTCTGCTCAGGATGCCATCCCCTCAGAGAGCACAGACTTCCAGAGGGACTGTCCATCAGCTCCTGTGCGTGATCTTATCAACCACGATGCGGTAGAAAGACTACCCCGTCAGTGCTGGCCAGGCACCAGTACACCTCACCTGTCGGAAACAGGCATTATTGGAGCTCTTCTCACAGATactaaaatactttttctttagGAAATGGTGGATCAACTCTTCATGTTCTTCGGTGCTTGGAGGAGCAGTATGGTGATCAGTGGACTTCCTTCACTGTGCTGCTAATCCATTCTGGTAAATtcagttttctgtattttgctcTAAAATtataccttttcttttttttctttcttaaaatattaaaatggcaGAGGAGTCGGAGTTCCAAAATACAGTTGCCTTAGAAAAGTAACCAGTGTGTCTGATCATTTGAAATTAGGTTGGTGCTTACAAGATGTTACTGTCACTTTAGCATTTCTTTGCTCAGTCAGTGAGAAAGAGATGTGATTCACAGGTGTGATTTAAGTTTCtgccttgaaatatccatttaaGGAACACAACCCTTCTCGGGGGACCTTGGGCTCCTCATACCTCTGGGCAGGCTGAATACTTGCCTTCTTATGCACTTAGGCCACTTCCAGATCTGGAAGAACATCAGTTCtctgcagaggagaaagaaaccgagTGATAACAAGTGTTGCAACCAAACCTCTGCTTATTTGACTCATCTCTGGCTTAAAATTCCCATCAAGAATGTGGGGGTTCTCCTCCAAACAAAACGGGTATAATTTGCTTTTGTCACTTCAGCGACAGATAGCTctgaaacaatttaaaaaggTAACAAAATCAACCACAGTTTTAGTATGAGCTGTATAAGGCAGGCTGGGTTTTGGACATGAAGTCAGATCTACTTTGGGACTTGGTATATGACCAAGCTGGGAGGTTTTTAATGCCTTTGTATACCTGTGAAACAGCTGCACATGTTTAGTTTTTTGCTTACTTACATACAGTGTCTCTGTGTAACTAAAATAGTCTTTTTTTCAGGTGGTTACAGCCAACGTTTGCCAAATGCAAGTGCCCTGGGGAAGATCTTCACAGCCCTGCCGTTTGGCGACCCCGTTTTCCAGATGCTGGAGCTGAAACTAGCCATGTACATTGACTTCCCCCGTCACATGAAACCAGGAGTCCTCATCACATGTTCGGATGACATAGAGCTGTACAGCACTGGAGTCACAGAAACCATCACATTTGATAAACCTGGATTTACTGCGTTGGCTCACCCCTCAGATTTGGCAGTCGGGACCACTCACGGCGTGTTCGTGTTAGATCTATCCAGTTTTTCGGGAGAAGGAGGACTGGAATATGTATCATGCTATCGTTTCCTGCACAAACCTGACATGGAGACAATGCAGCAGAGTGGTGCAGTGTGTGTGAGGGGAGATTGCCCTCAGTTCAGCTCCTCTGGGAGCCACGGCGACTCGGGAGTGGCCTCAGAGTGTGTGTACACGGACAGCGTATTCTACATTGATCACAGCACTGCAAAGAAGCTACTGATGTTCTATAAGCAGATGGGCACTCTTTGCTGTGAAATAGATGCATATGGTGACTTTCTGCAGGCCCTGGGGCCTGGAGCCACTCCAGATTACACCAAAAACACAAGTAACGTCTCCAAGGAGGACTCAGGGTTAGTGGAAGTGCGGCAGCAGCTGTACTCCCTCCTGCAAGGCACCGCCCTAAATGTCATAGTCCTCAACAACTCCCAGTTCTACCACATTGGAACTACTCAGGagtatttgtttcattttactgCTGAGAGCAAACTGAGATTCGAGCTTGACTTGCAGCCTGTGGCTTTTAGCATCTTTGCTGACGCAGCCACGACCTCGGATCAGTTAAGCATCATCCAGAGCATCCTTGAGCCTGGATGTGTGATAGGGCCTGGATCTGTCATTGAATACTCCAGAATTGGGCCTGAAGTCTCAGTAGGGAAAGGCAGCATTGTTAGTGGGTCCTACATAAATTTCAATGTAGACATACCCTCAAACTGCTTCCTGAGTTCAGTAAGTGTGAAAATTAATGAGCGAGTGGAGTATGTCACCATGGTGTTCAGTGTAGGCGACGACTTGAAAAAGAGCGTGAAATTGCTGTCGGATATACACTCCCTCCAGTTTTTTGGGGCCTGTTTACCAGAATGCCTTGAGCTCTGGAGCATAGAAGCTTCAGACCAGCTCTTCTCCAGTAAGGATACACACTTGGGGCTGTGGACTGCTAGGATTTTCCCTGTTTGTTCTACTCTAAGTGAATCGGTTAGGATGTCACTGAACATGCTGAATTCTGTGCAGCACACGTCAGCTTTCAAACTGAGTGGCTCTCAGCTTTTGTCTGTTGAAGAAATGCTCATCTACAAAGACGTGGAAGACATGCTGAAGTTTAGGAAGCAAATTTATGATGAAATTTGCCAACAAAGACAAAAAGGGAAGTCTGATTTTAGAATTAACAGTACTTGAACAAATCTCCTGTTTTCATTTGTGGATGATTGATTAATTCTTACTTGTAAGAATCCTGAGGGAAAACGACACAGATCTCTTCTCTGATCTCGTTGaagtagaaataaagaaattgcaTAACATTAATAAAGCAGCAAATGCAGATAAACTGTTCTGTTGATTAAAGCAGGGAAATATTTCAGATCTGAAAACACTAACTGGTGACTTTTTGTGGGTTGTATCTTATGTCTTGTAGTCTTTGTCAGTAACGATATGGTACAgattaattcattaattttctgtttgactgaaagctgctttaaaagcttttaaaggGTAGAATATTAGCTCCAGCAATGTGGAATAAAACAACAACTTATGTTTCTCTGTTTTCATGCTGCCATTTTGCAATACAGTTTCAACAGGGTAGAGGTAAATTACTAAAAGTGCTTTTAATTCAAGATGTCTTGGgcattaataattttttctcttttgtaatttttttatcctttcctGTTTTTTGTCAGAGGATAAGATTGCCATGAGAGATTATTCTTCCCCTTGTGACTCGTAATACTGAGGTCAACACCTGTCATCAAGACAtactgattaattttttttactggtAGTTGTTGGAAGCTGGCAGTGCAGTTGAGAAGGTGCCAGCTCTTTGTTACCCATGGATTGACTGATGTGGGCCATGCAAAAACCAGCATTTTGCATTTCTCTAAACTGAACTGTTGTAGTCCTTGGTGTGGTGGTTCACCTTGCAGAGCGGAGCAGACACCAGAGAGGTTTGTTGTGAGCATCATCACAGTGCGTATCTTCAGAGAAAATCTCTTCCGCTTCTCCCCCCTCTGCACATACAGTTAACAATAAAGTCCCCCTGTTTCTAGTTTAGATGCCCAAGATCCAGCTCCAAATAGATAAATCTGCTGGTTTTAGGAGTGTGCTGTGCAGTACATCAGCGTGATTTGTCTGTAAATATGATGCATCTTTTTCTCTTGAATTTCTCTGTGggttttcatgttttatttaatgtttcACAGTGACAGTGTTTATCTCCCTGCTGACTGAATTCCCAATTGGCACCTTTCTTATACCACCTATGAGGCAGCAGAATAACATCCCCTGAGTATTACCCACCCTTCTTTAACCTGCACTAGGTTTCTTCTTTGTTAATAAAGAAACCTTCCAAGAAGAGATACAAAGAAGCTAAACATGgaggttgggaattgctggagTTGACTTCAAAGGAATAAGAATTTCTGAGCATATAGAGGGTCTAAATGTCAGTATGAAATATTAGTTAAACAATGGAAGCAGTAGGTTTGGGAATGCTCAAGTCCAAGATAAATGCTTTAAGTCACAAAGTGAAAGTAGTCATAGAGCATGGAGTTGACATTTGTATATCACCCTGTTTGCATGATTTATTCATCTGTTGttacacaaaacattttaggaGAAACGTGTCTGTTTGACACAGACTTTGCATCTTCAGTTGGAGACCAAACTTTGTTTGGCACAGACTTTCCTGAGGGTTGCTGTGCTGCCAGGTGAGTTCTCCAAG
Protein-coding sequences here:
- the FPGT gene encoding fucose-1-phosphate guanylyltransferase, which codes for MGERSAARREDTGLRLARFAALRGAAARPGEFWDVVVLTAADAAQAGAFREQLAEKLRRAELPRGVRYLVCADPAGPRIGNGGSTLHVLRCLEEQYGDQWTSFTVLLIHSGGYSQRLPNASALGKIFTALPFGDPVFQMLELKLAMYIDFPRHMKPGVLITCSDDIELYSTGVTETITFDKPGFTALAHPSDLAVGTTHGVFVLDLSSFSGEGGLEYVSCYRFLHKPDMETMQQSGAVCVRGDCPQFSSSGSHGDSGVASECVYTDSVFYIDHSTAKKLLMFYKQMGTLCCEIDAYGDFLQALGPGATPDYTKNTSNVSKEDSGLVEVRQQLYSLLQGTALNVIVLNNSQFYHIGTTQEYLFHFTAESKLRFELDLQPVAFSIFADAATTSDQLSIIQSILEPGCVIGPGSVIEYSRIGPEVSVGKGSIVSGSYINFNVDIPSNCFLSSVSVKINERVEYVTMVFSVGDDLKKSVKLLSDIHSLQFFGACLPECLELWSIEASDQLFSSKDTHLGLWTARIFPVCSTLSESVRMSLNMLNSVQHTSAFKLSGSQLLSVEEMLIYKDVEDMLKFRKQIYDEICQQRQKGKSDFRINST